From Ascochyta rabiei chromosome 16, complete sequence, the proteins below share one genomic window:
- a CDS encoding Cell morphogenesis protein PAG1, translating to MSASHSHAQARQALSREPSVTRGRISSRTRAPGIALPSSTSANSSPDGALDRKPSHSYAHNRNTSIVHGVQHSRNTSFVNSPATSPLSPHAQLLAGLDGAVMSQDTITAAFSAHGVTAGAGAANVFTAAGLPSAPGDSSSTTSSAQRKPERAPSRSSRKGHVHHRSQSRHHQHNHELKTVGEYALHHLFNSFISQADQKIIQCMTDRTRPEAEVELICGPGVDPNFDQLIAALGHIARHKPKPLIDTIMLWRKAKSEEAAKLRTQLQSARQASAPSHPHLPRRNTESSQHLPENTSTTSIAAGAEQLIALQDTVTLAEQRSTVSTYILCRVLIEIMSQTDIQNLTFDMADRLLGLFYGQLNTVDPDLVEISNLSKANYAIFSQLLGVLSGLIFDPVQEKFIVDLRTIDTQLSVKGQYTRDIENKGAQLIRALRYLKVKTYPEESWDRTCNFMMSLAKLFVSAHGHPMKYAFCQVLRELLLRIASKASIETSSPKWKPVVDMMRQRAAVLLGKPKHWHEAFPLMSALLCVSPTETFTAQWSALALSTQPRLKERLTRPIALRGICQLVWTYLYRKGPDPPATAVRKLDDIIRMIFQPGRRSYLSTEPAIAEPLIQLSRIIGYKYQDLCFKTIIFPLLNAEMFASGRELRVENLEPDRMVLGIRSFLAIMADLENLEQPPFPISFDYDPNAILSEPLALPVSPRSLQHLPIKSSLLKEERLSRPVNFSGFAEVAKESYVRFCKILGEITIICDNTFGGQAVLDEKFSLQTPKTPMAEAFSFGRREDHQGSGDLRQGFYDLLHVAVQALPRCLSPHIPFNSLVNLLCTGTAHVQSNIAISSAQSLKSIARQSHAQQVTIGFARFIFNFDDRYATMSDGGMLGAGHIESTLKLYVELLQIWIEEIKQKARKAALDTPEEGTGNRAVLLDLSSVWTHVEEVESHGLFFLCSPSRRVRSYAVTVLRLITEFDTALGATNTRIIRVFEGSPQKVMDISDEKLSLAERSRLQRGMRKSNVQSTLVELCSSDVPYDSTLWFKIFPNLVRISFEVCPFAVTLTRDIVCARLTQMHRTLLALGDGPRATPYSPFEPGGASRITNRLASTAPEIIIEQWKLYLIFAFTTLTNPGQGALALASNQMSQHSRKSSRSSQKSTNKLHTASELFAKVLPALSVDNSAVREAAVIGLGSININLYRTLLESLQGIVAACAEEAKTRLGAHTRTLSSPRRNQRTDHLRTEITHVYKLTSQFLRLPEAYNDEWIVNNLVNYTKDLRIFLSDAEVQNEWGFQKLRTHYCGLVEVLFEGINRTNDPLQWMSFQARKAAFTLMEEWCGYSADQPTVRQREENMRRSMLDRAVDMGNKGIATAAMEIEKRDLRTAALSAMAALCGGPVSITTDSKVLMQFDVRRMLSWIDSIFETPSDRTHAIGRRALSNLIIHNREHPYLLDRAIEMCYLSKSSKALASYFEVVTQVLTHREDYTLPFWKVLSAGLYTLGHENSELRVKSSRLLRTLEGREQKNSKLQDLDISISDKTIAVYKLAQFETSRRLAKQHSELAFLVFSQFSYYFKELQPDHQRNMVAAMLPWIQTIELQVQPGGGPTANSYMLLVNLFEITVRSGNALHNEIQALWQALATGPYGGNVQLILDFIINLCLDKREQNYVDFSKQIVVHLSSTPAGQKVVEFLLLQINPRSLVSEKREPIPPPADAVNLPYLADLSALLPSSNKQSGFALGQVCLILLVDLMVSPIELASEHVPLLLQVVLVLWDHYTPVVQDQAREMLVHLIHELVISKIEDDTLGIDKRAIEDFVESIRQHDIKVVWNYDDKNSKDTEDSSSKVPDSMEHVSGEVLKFFTLAYPGLREAWGRVALNWATSCPVRHLACRSFQLFRCILSSLDQQMLSDMLARLSNTISDEESDIQTFSMEILTTLRAIIEALAPEDLIQYPQLFWTTCACLDTIHEGEFLESLLMLDKFLDKLDLGDLTVLQILEDSCPEKWEGNFEGLAQLTFKGIRSSICLDRSLRILNRLVVLPSSRIVGDDTRLVYTILANLPRFIRSFETIKRDPGVKATAEVLACVAEEQYQCTPLADALTSFALKRYRQETDFLSQTLSALRAAYFPDLELGSLIFLLSLLTNKIDWMKINTMEVLCILIPEIEMRKPEIASKGPDLVSPLLRLLQTEFCPQALRVLDFVINLSMTNAPTPFEKQHIRMSMAGSHSTRGYKKQFEKTQSLYGIPEESGWSIPMPAHHSHLTRANVHAVFYTCGNLQGADVPEAATPKIEFRADEFPFSPLSDYRTATMTSEDTRGEGHIGDLVMKLDSLDDFFDDDDDDDDDNETLTDLPNFTSSHYQPHSSYNNNTLNTRENLYDQQTAPILLKSLTRNASVTSFQSGFSSDHVKLSPARDPGVMTPGAFSSFTSTPTAPGPTSAPRPGLHARSATSPSAPNQMQHVSPSLSTTALDEIGESFSDDDIRLVNADRTFSLENMAKPVTQDTRSRIRNGMRRLTGGGGDAKESTKTREAIKQALQKSPQVPKVPDIYLHNSKSSDL from the exons CACGAACTCAAGACCGTCGGCGAATATGCCCTGCACCACCTTTTCAACTCCTTCATCAGCCAGGCCGACCAGAAGATCATACAGTGCATGACAGACCGCACCCGGCCCGAGGCCGAAGTCGAGTTGATCTGTGGTCCTGGCGTGGACCCCAACTTCGATCAGCTCATAGCCGCGCTGGGCCACATCGCGCGGCACAAGCCAAAACCCCTCATCGACACCATCATGCTCTGGCGCAAAGCGAAGAGCGAAGAGGCTGCAAAGCTACGAACGCAGCTGCAAAGC GCCCGGCAAGCAAGTGCACCATCCCATCCCCATCTACCTCGACGAAACACAGAGTCGAGCCAACATCTGCCCGAGAACACGTCAACCACCTCGATCGCGGCAGGCGCCGAGCAACTGATCGCCCTACAGGATACCGTGACCCTCGCAGAGCAACGTTCGACTGTGTCCACTTATATCCTCTGTCGAGTGCTCATCGAGATCATGAGCCAAACTGATATCCAGAATCTGACTTTTGACATGGCCGATCGTCTGCTGGGCCTCTTCTATGGACAGCTCAACACGGTGGACCCTGATCTGGTTGAGATCTCCAACCTCAGCAAAGCTAACTACGCCATATTCAGCCAACTACTTGGTGTCCTTAGTGGACTCATATTCGATCCCGTACAGGAAAAGTTCATCGTCGACCTTAGAACCATAGATACCCAATTGTCCGTCAAGGGCCAGTACACACGCGACATCGAAAACAAAGGCGCACAGCTCATACGTGCTCTTCGCTACTTGAAAGTCAAGACTTATCCAGAGGAATCGTGGGACCGTACTTGCAATTTCATGATGTCTCTTGCGAAACTGTTTGTTAGCGCTCATGGCCACCCAATGAAGTACGCCTTTTGCCAGGTGCTGAGGGAGCTCTTGCTCCGGATTGCATCAAAAGCCTCTATCGAGACAAGCTCGCCCAAGTGGAAGCCAGTAGTCGACATGATGAGGCAGAGGGCTGCTGTGCTGCTCGGCAAACCTAAGCACTGGCACGAGGCCTTTCCTTTGATGTCCGCACTTTTGTGTGTCTCACCGACAGAGACGTTCACGGCGCAATGGTCTGCTCTAGCATTGTCAACACAGCCACGACTCAAAGAGCGTTTAACTCGACCCATTGCCCTGCGAGGCATATGCCAGTTGGTGTGGACTTACCTGTACAGGAAAGGTCCCGATCCACCAGCCACCGCCGTTCGCAAGCTGGACGACATCATTCGAATGATATTCCAACCTGGCCGGCGATCATATCTATCTACTGAACCTGCCATCGCCGAGCCCCTCATTCAGCTATCTAGGATCATTGGGTACAAGTACCAAGACCTTTGCTTTAAGACGATCATCTTTCCCTTACTCAATGCTGAAATGTTCGCTTCTGGTCGAGAACTGCGTGTCGAGAACTTGGAGCCTGACCGAATGGTACTAGGCATTCGCTCGTTCCTCGCAATAATGGCAGATCTGGAGAACCTGGAACAACCACCATTTCCGATCTCGTTCGACTATGACCCTAACGCAATTCTTTCAGAACCCTTGGCCCTTCCAGTCAGCCCGCGATCGCTACAGCATCTTCCTATCAAATCTTCGCTATTGAAGGAAGAGCGGCTGTCACGACCGGTCAACTTCAGTGGCTTCGCTGAAGTGGCAAAGGAATCGTATGTACGCTTTTGCAAAATACTGGGAGAGATTACAATCATCTGCGACAACACTTTTGGTGGTCAGGCAGTCCTGGATGAAAAATTCTCATTACAAACGCCCAAAACCCCAATGGCAGAGGCCTTCAGCTTTGGCCGTCGTGAAGATCACCAGGGTTCTGGAGACCTAAGACAAGGCTTCTACGACTTATTGCATGTTGCAGTACAAGCCTTACCTCGATGCTTGTCGCCACACATTCCCTTCAACTCGCTTGTCAACCTGTTGTGTACTGGTACCGCCCACGTGCAGAGCAACATCGCAATCTCTTCTGCACAATCGTTAAAGTCGATTGCCCGACAGTCACACGCACAACAAGTCACGATAGGTTTTGCTCGTTTCATCTTCAATTTTGATGACCGCTACGCGACTATGTCAGACGGCGGTATGCTCGGTGCTGGACACATCGAGAGTACGCTGAAGCTTTATGTGGAGCTACTGCAAATCTGGATTGAGGAAATCAAACAGAAGGCCCGAAAAGCAGCTCTTGACACGCCTGAAGAAGGCACGGGTAATCGAGCTGTACTCCTTGATCTCTCATCCGTGTGGACACATGTTGAGGAAGTCGAATCACACGGCCTCTTCTTTCTGTGTTCGCCCTCACGCCGTGTGCGATCTTACGCAGTCACTGTCCTGCGCCTCATTACTGAGTTCGACACGGCGCTAGGCGCTACCAACACTCGCATAATACGGGTTTTCGAGGGTAGTCCACAGAAGGTTATGGACATCAGTGACGAGAAACTGTCACTAGCCGAGCGAAGTCGCCTGCAGCGTGGCATGCGCAAAAGCAACGTGCAGAGTACCCTGGTGGAACTATGCAGCAGCGACGTTCCCTACGACTCTACGCTTTGGTTCAAGATCTTCCCGAACCTCGTGCGCATCAGCTTTGAAGTATGCCCATTCGCTGTTACCTTGACCCGCGACATTGTTTGTGCGAGACTCACGCAGATGCATCGAACCTTGCTTGCACTTGGCGATGGACCACGCGCTACTCCCTATTCACCCTTCGAGCCTGGCGGTGCAAGCAGAATCACTAACCGCTTAGCTTCAACTGCACCCGAAATCATCATTGAACAATGGAAGCTGTATTTGATCTTCGCCTTCACCACTTTGACAAACCCGGGCCAAGGcgctctggctctggcttCGAACCAAATGTCCCAGCACTCGCGGAAGAGTTCCAGATCATCGCAGAAAAGTACCAATAAGCTACACACAGCCAGCGAGCTTTTCGCCAAGGTTCTTCCAGCATTGTCAGTGGACAATAGCGCTGTCCGAGAGGCGGCTGTTATTGGTCTGGGCTCCATCAATATCAATTTGTATCGAACGCTCTTGGAGTCTTTACAAGGAATTGTCGCCGCATGCGCTGAAGAGGCTAAAACTAGGTTGGGAGCGCATACCAGGACACTGAGCAGCCCACGAAGGAACCAACGCACTGATCATCTTCGGACTGAGATCACACATGTGTACAAACTGACCTCTCAGTTTTTACGGCTCCCGGAGGCCTACAATGACGAATGGATTGTCAATAATCTCGTCAATTACACGAAAGATCTGAGAATTTTCCTCAGTGATGCTGAGGTGCAAAATGAGTGGGGCTTCCAGAAGCTTCGCACACATTATTGTGGCCTTGTGGAAGTACTGTTCGAAGGCATCAATCGGACAAACGACCCTCTGCAGTGGATGTCATTCCAAGCTCGCAAGGCGGCCTTTACGCTGATGGAGGAATGGTGTGGTTACTCAGCAGATCAACCTACCGTTCGTCAGCGGGAGGAGAACATGCGCAGATCGATGTTGGATCGCGCAGTTGATATGGGCAACAAGGGTATCGCAACGGCAGCCATGGAGATTGAGAAACGCGATCTTCGAACAGCAGCACTCAGTGCCATGGCTGCACTGTGTGGCGGTCCAGTCAGCATCACGACTGACAGCAAAGTCTTGATGCAATTCGATGTCCGTCGAATGCTCTCATGGATTGACAGCATCTTTGAAACTCCAAGTGATCGCACGCATGCAATCGGTCGCAGAGCGCTGTCGAACCTCATCATTCACAACCGCGAACATCCCTACCTTTTGGATCGGGCTATAGAGATGTGCTACCTCTCCAAATCCTCGAAAGCCTTGGCCAGCTACTTCGAGGTTGTTACGCAAGTACTCACGCACCGTGAAGACTACACATTGCCATTCTGGAAGGTTCTCAGTGCGGGTCTCTACACACTTGGACACGAGAACAGCGAGCTGCGCGTCAAATCTTCTCGTTTGCTAAGAACACTGGAAGGCCGAGAGCAGAAAAACTCAAAGCTGCAGGATCTTGACATCAGTATATCTGACAAAACCATCGCTGTATACAAACTGGCCCAGTTCGAGACCTCTCGTCGGCTTGCAAAGCAGCATTCAGAGCTTGCCTTCTTAGTATTCTCGCAGTTCTCGTACTACTTCAAGGAGCTACAGCCAGACCATCAGCGAAACATGGTTGCTGCGATGCTGCCCTGGATCCAGACCATCGAACTTCAAGTACAACCAGGCGGTGGTCCCACAGCCAACTCCTACATGCTCCTCGTCAATCTTTTCGAGATCACTGTCCGCTCAGGTAATGCACTTCACAATGAGATTCAAGCTCTTTGGCAAGCCCTGGCGACCGGTCCGTACGGAGGCAACGTACAACTAATTCTCGACTTTATTATCAATCTCTGCTTGGACAAGCGGGAGCAAAACTATGTCGATTTTTCGAAACAAATCGTGGTTCATCTGTCAAGTACCCCTGCTGGGCAGAAGGTCGTCGAGTTCTTGCTCCTTCAAATCAACCCACGCTCTCTAGTGAGCGAGAAACGAGAGCCCATACCGCCACCAGCAGATGCCGTCAATCTGCCTTATCTCGCCGACCTTAGCGCTCTACTCCCGAGCAGCAACAAACAA TCTGGCTTTGCTTTGGGCCAAGTTTGTCTGATTCTACTCGTTGATCTTATGGTATCTCCCATTGAACTCGCTAGCGAACACGTTCCGTTGCTGCTACAGGTCGTCCTTGTGCTCTGGGATCACTACACGCCCGTTGTCCAAGATCAGGCCCGAGAAATGCTGGTGCACCTCATACATGAATTAGTTATTTCAAAGATTGAGGACGACACACTAGGCATCGATAAGCGAGCTATCGAAGACTTTGTGGAAAGCATTCGCCAACACGACATCAAGGTTGTGTGGAACTATGATGATAAAAACAGCAAAGACACGGAAGACTCCAGCTCCAAAGTACCAGACTCCATGGAACACGTGTCAGGCGAAGTGCTGAAGTTTTTCACTCTTGCGTATCCAGGACTCAGGGAGGCATGGGGAAGGGTGGCATTGAATTGGGCTACCTCGTGTCCAGTCCGTCACCTGGCGTGCAGATCTTTCCAATTATTTCGGTGCATTCTCAGCTCTTTAGATCAACAGATGCTCTCCGATATGTTGGCCAGGCTCTCCAACACCATCTCAGATGAAGAGAGCGACATTCAAACCTTTTCCATGGAAATATTAACAACACTACGCGCCATCATTGAAGCTCTGGCCCCAGAAGACCTGATTCAGTATCCTCAGCTATTCTGGACGACTTGCGCTTGTCTGGACACAATTCACGAAGGCGAGTTCCTGGAGAGTCTGCTCATGCTTGACAAGTTTCTCGACAAGCTCGACCTTGGTGACCTTACAGTGCTGCAAATACTCGAAGACAGCTGCCCTGAGAAGTGGGAGGGCAACTTCGAGGGTCTTGCCCAACTCACCTTCAAGGGCATTCGATCAAGTATTTGTCTTGACCGATCGTTGCGAATCCTCAACAGGCTCGTCGTGCTGCCTTCGAGTCGTATTGTTGGCGACGACACGCGACTTGTGTACACAATACTTGCCAACTTGCCCAGATTTATCCGATCTTTCGAAACAATCAAGAGAGATCCTGGTGTCAAAGCTACTGCTGAGGTCTTGGCTTGTGTGGCTGAAGAGCAATATCAGTGCACTCCCCTTGCTGACGCGCTCACTTCGTTCGCGTTGAAACGATATCGTCAGGAAACAGACTTCCTGTCACAAACCTTATCGGCACTTCGGGCAGCTTACTTTCCCGATCTTGAGTTAGGTAGTCTGATCTTCCTGCTAAGCCTCCTCACCAACAAGATCGATTGGATGAAAATTAACACCATGGAGGTACTGTGCATCTTGATACCAGAGATCGAGATGCGCAAACCAGAGATAGCTTCCAAGGGGCCCGACCTCGTCTCTCCTCTCCTGCGATTGCTCCAGACTGAGTTTTGTCCACAAGCTTTACGAGTGCTTGACTTTGTCATCAATCTGAGCATGACGAACGCCCCAACGCCATTCGAAAAGCAGCATATACGTATGAGCATGGCTGGATCACACTCGACCAGAGGCTACAAGAAGCAGTTTGAAAAAACCCAGTCGTTATATGGCATTCCAGAGGAGAGTGGGTGGTCGATACCAATGCCTGCTCATCACTCGCACCTGACGAGAGCGAACGTACATGCTGTTTTCTACACTTGCGGTAACCTCCAAGGGGCCGACGTACCCGAAGCAGCCACGCCAAAGATCGAGTTCCGTGCAGACGAGTTCCCCTTCAGCCCGTTGTCAGATTATCGTACAGCAACGATGACTTCCGAAGACACACGTGGCGAGGGCCACATTGGTGATTTGGTCATGAAGTTGGACAGTCTGGATGACTTtttcgacgacgacgacgatgacgatgatgacaACGAGACACTCACCGACTTACCCAACTTCACATCAAGTCACTACCAACCTCATAGCTCTTACAACAATAACACGCTGAACACACGGGAAAATCTCTACGACCAGCAAACAGCACCAATTCTGCTCAAATCACTGACACGCAACGCGAGCGTGACCTCTTTCCAGTCAGGCTTCAGCTCCGATCACGTAAAGCTTTCACCCGCACGGGATCCCGGCGTGATGACACCGGGTGCTTTTAGCTCATTCACATCCACCCCCACCGCCCCTGGGCCAACAAGCGCACCCCGTCCAGGACTCCACGCCCGATCCGCAACCTCGCCTTCTGCACCGAACCAGATGCAGCACGTCTCACCTTCGCTCTCCACCACTGCGCTCGACGAGATTGGCGAGTCTTTCTCAGACGACGACATACGTTTAGTCAATGCAGACCGCACATTCAGTCTTGAGAACATGGCCAAGCCCGTTACGCAGGATACAAGAAGCCGGATACGGAACGGTATGAGGAGACTTActggtggcggcggtgaCGCAAAGGAGAGCACAAAGACAAGAGAAGCAATCAAGCAGGCACTGCAAAAAAGCCCACAGGTTCCAAAAGTTCCGGACATTTATCTTCACAATTCGAAGAGTTCGGATTTATAG